The genome window TAATCCAGAGCTAAAGCAATGTAGAACTTAGTGGCATCAATAACACTAGAAAGTTCAACGTATTCGTCAATCTTATGATTCCTTGTAAAATTCCCTGGGCCATAAATAATGACAGGTATTTCAGGATTAATTTCACGAAATGGCACTGCATCTGTGTAATACACAACACCTTGTAAATCTGGTTTTTTTGAAAAAAGCTGCTCATATGAATTCTCAGCACTTTTTACTAGAGGGTTGTTAGGATTTGTTTCAATAGGCAAGAGATTATGCAGAATTTCATACGTTATATCCATGTCTTTATTTTGCGATTTTAACTTTTCTATTATGGCATCAATTTGAGCAAGAAGTGCAGCATGATCATTCCCTGGAATTGTCCTTATATCAACTTTAGCTTCACATCTGTCAGGAATAATATTAGTGAGATCTCCAGCATGCATCGTTGTAAGGCTAAAAGTGGGGGCGGAAAGATAGGTATTTTCCATCTCCTTGAATTTAAGGTCTTTAAGCTGGTTCATAAATTCAATCATATTTGTTAGTGCATTAACTCCTTGTTTAGGTTGTCCACCATGAGCCCTTTTCCCTTTTGAAATGAACTTGAGCCACAATGTACCTTTTTCAGCGACAAAAACAGTGCCATTACTTGCCTCACTTATAGCAATGGCATCGATGCCATCTGCTCCATATTTTTCTACATACGCTCTTGAGCCATAAAGGTCCACTTCTTCTCCAGACGTCCCCAATAAACTCAAAGAACCTTTTAATTCAATTCTAGCTTTTTTAAGAATACACATAGCTAAAGTCATCGCGGTAACACCAGCTTTCATGTCACTGGTTCCGCGGCCATACATTAAGTCTCCTTCTATTACTGCACCAAAAGGAGCATGCTTCCATCCTTCTCCAGCAGGAACAACATCATAATGCCCGCTATAAACAAGATTTGGACCATTAGAATTATTCCCAATTTTTGCCATTAAATTAGCGCGATTGCTTTGATTTAATTCCCATATTTCTGAACTTATCCCATAACTTTTTAGTTTCTCATGAACTTTGTAGGCTACGTTTATTTCATTGCCTGGAGGGTTAGAACTATTCACTTGAATTAATTCAGAAAGGAATTCAATGACCTCCTGCTCATCCAACAAAGATATACACTCATCATATTCTTTTTTTCTACTAAAAAGCATAACAAGTACCCCCTTATTACATTTAATAATTTGGACTATCCTCTTAGGGGGTAATGATAAACTTTTAACGGAAACAAAGAATCATTTCTTTTTTATATTTTTTTATAGCAAAATGCTTTTTTACTATAAAAAATTTTTACTTATTATTCTTTCTGCATAAAAAATATATTATTTTGGGGCTTTCTTGTTAGTTTTATACAGAGAGAGTAACCCATTTTCCAAATGAAACTTTTTTATAATATTTACTGAGATAAATGAAACTTTCTACTAACATATTAGGAAAGCTAGCAAGACCAAAGAGTGATGGAGCATGATCAATAATAACAACCACTCCATATGGTGATATCTGGTAAGTCAAATCCATGATTTCCTCCTAAAACAGTTACCACATTACTCAACGCTCTCTTCCTTGCTTGCCTTTCTACAAAATTTAAATATTTTCTATTCGTATCAACTGCATACACTCTGCCATCTTCACCAACATTTGACTAGATTTGTATACTTGACTCTATTATCGATAATCTATAATATGATTAAATCAGAATATTTAAACAGGAGGTGTCTCTATGAGCAACGTATGGAATTCACAAGTAAGGTTTCGGCTAGTTCAATTCTATCTATTGGTATTGTTTGCTCTTCCTCTCTTATTCTGCAGTAAAACGGCTTATGCCACCTACCCAACGACAGAAAATCCAACACCTAATCTCAATCGAATAATAAAATCTGGCGTTCTTAAAGTAGGTACAATTCCAGACTACATCCCTTTTCAAATGGTACACAAAGATGGAGAGCTTTTTGGTTACAATATTGAACTCATGAAAAACATTGCTCAAGAACTAGGCGTAAAGTTAGAAATAAAGCAACCTGCATTCAACATGCTTATTCCCTCACTGCAAAATGGTGATATTGATATGCTTATTATGGGAATGGCGATTACTCCCAAAAGAGCCCTGGCCGTAGACTTTACTATTCCTTATTTCCATACCGGATACTGTTTATTGGCAAATATGAAACATAAAAACGAACTTCAATCTATAGCTGATTTCAATCAAAAGGACATCATTCTTGGCGCTATGATGGGAACTCCTACCGTCGAAAAAGCTCAGAAAGCGTGTCCCAACGCAATAGTAAAAGAGTTTAATCATCTAGGGACAGCTTTCATGGCTCTTTTAGCAGAGCAAATAGATGGCGTATTTGCCGACGAAGCCCTAGCAATGTATTTTTCTCTACTCCAGCCAGAAAAAACCTATCCCATCTACGAAAAACTTACAAATAACGGACATGGAATCACCATTAAACAGGGACAACCAGACTTGCTTTTATGGCTGAACACATACTTACGTAATTATATGGATTCACCTGAATATAAAGAAAACTACGATAAATGGTTTACCAACCATTGGTGGTGGGAAGAATTATCCCCGTCCCTTAAAGGGCAATAATCGCAGGCCTCTTTCATGGTAAAACACTCTCTTTTAAGGGTAGAAAATATCTATAAATCCTTTGGGAAAGAAAGAGTTCTCAATGGAGTATCCTTCTCTCTTCAACAAGGAGAAATACTCTGCCTTGTCGGCCCCAGTGGCTGTGGAAAAAGCACTCTTCTGCGATGTATCAACGGCCTTGAAAAATGTGATACTGGGCAAATATATCTCTCTGGAGCTCCTCTCTGTGGAGTAAGCAGTGAAAAAACACGACATATTCGCGAAAAAATTGGCGTCGTGTTTCAGCATTTTAACCTCTTTTCCCATCTCAATATTATTGACAATATCGCTCTAGGACCTCTCAAGGTAAAGAAAGAATCGGAAAAAGAAGCATATACTCGTGCCAAAAAACTGCTTCAGTCTGTAGGGTTGGGTGAAAAGACAGAAGCGTATCCTTCAGAACTCTCTGGAGGGCAACAGCAACGTGTTGCTATAGCGAGAGCTCTTGCCATGGAGCCACAACTGCTTCTCTTCGATGAACCTACCTCAGCTCTTGATCCGGAAATGATCTGCGATGTGCTTGACGTTATCAAAAATATCGCAAAAAAGGGAGCAACGATGATCATTGTGACGCACGAAATGGCCTTTGCCAGACAAATCGCCCATCGAATGATCTTCCTCGAAAATGGAAAAATTTTAGCGGATTCCTCCCCTGCTCATTTCTTTGGAAATAACAGCCACACCAGAATCCAATGTTTTTTAAAAAGATTGCCAGACCATCACGATTTTTTTATTAATCATTATGAAAAAAAAGAAGGGAGTGAGAAGGATGACATTTAATTTCACCGCCGTGCTGGCATATAGAGAACTCTTTTTTCTTGGATTGAAAAATACAATCCTTATTTCTTTAACG of Aminobacterium sp. MB27-C1 contains these proteins:
- a CDS encoding ABC transporter substrate-binding protein, with protein sequence MSNVWNSQVRFRLVQFYLLVLFALPLLFCSKTAYATYPTTENPTPNLNRIIKSGVLKVGTIPDYIPFQMVHKDGELFGYNIELMKNIAQELGVKLEIKQPAFNMLIPSLQNGDIDMLIMGMAITPKRALAVDFTIPYFHTGYCLLANMKHKNELQSIADFNQKDIILGAMMGTPTVEKAQKACPNAIVKEFNHLGTAFMALLAEQIDGVFADEALAMYFSLLQPEKTYPIYEKLTNNGHGITIKQGQPDLLLWLNTYLRNYMDSPEYKENYDKWFTNHWWWEELSPSLKGQ
- a CDS encoding amino acid ABC transporter ATP-binding protein yields the protein MVKHSLLRVENIYKSFGKERVLNGVSFSLQQGEILCLVGPSGCGKSTLLRCINGLEKCDTGQIYLSGAPLCGVSSEKTRHIREKIGVVFQHFNLFSHLNIIDNIALGPLKVKKESEKEAYTRAKKLLQSVGLGEKTEAYPSELSGGQQQRVAIARALAMEPQLLLFDEPTSALDPEMICDVLDVIKNIAKKGATMIIVTHEMAFARQIAHRMIFLENGKILADSSPAHFFGNNSHTRIQCFLKRLPDHHDFFINHYEKKEGSEKDDI
- a CDS encoding M20 family metallopeptidase yields the protein MLFSRKKEYDECISLLDEQEVIEFLSELIQVNSSNPPGNEINVAYKVHEKLKSYGISSEIWELNQSNRANLMAKIGNNSNGPNLVYSGHYDVVPAGEGWKHAPFGAVIEGDLMYGRGTSDMKAGVTAMTLAMCILKKARIELKGSLSLLGTSGEEVDLYGSRAYVEKYGADGIDAIAISEASNGTVFVAEKGTLWLKFISKGKRAHGGQPKQGVNALTNMIEFMNQLKDLKFKEMENTYLSAPTFSLTTMHAGDLTNIIPDRCEAKVDIRTIPGNDHAALLAQIDAIIEKLKSQNKDMDITYEILHNLLPIETNPNNPLVKSAENSYEQLFSKKPDLQGVVYYTDAVPFREINPEIPVIIYGPGNFTRNHKIDEYVELSSVIDATKFYIALALDYLS